The Pseudomonas sp. DG56-2 genome contains a region encoding:
- a CDS encoding TauD/TfdA family dioxygenase: protein MPSSFTVRPLGSNIGAEVLDLDPASVFLPQTLAALEAALVKHEALVLHVPQLRPEQHLAIAKHFGEPEVHTFYPNLGDGFEQITVIDSKLGDRADMWHHDESFLPSPPIVTMTHAQILPPVGGDTCWISMTTAYDALSERMKQYLDGLSAWHDMNGPMTTALRQNVVTHDRYLEVINMNRRHLHPLVIKHPMSGRKALYLSPTYTTHIDGLTILESDAVLAYLHAHCQQVQFGFRHRWTVGDMVIWDNRSVLHNAILDYQPHQRRMQRASVFARNTANA from the coding sequence ATGCCGTCATCTTTCACCGTTCGGCCCTTGGGTTCGAACATAGGCGCCGAAGTGCTTGATCTAGATCCCGCTTCAGTATTTTTGCCGCAAACGCTGGCGGCACTTGAGGCAGCACTGGTTAAACATGAAGCCCTTGTACTGCACGTCCCACAGTTGCGACCAGAGCAACACTTAGCGATTGCCAAGCATTTTGGTGAACCTGAAGTTCATACCTTCTATCCCAACCTGGGCGATGGATTTGAACAGATCACTGTGATCGACTCCAAGCTGGGTGATCGTGCGGATATGTGGCATCACGACGAGAGTTTTCTTCCCAGCCCGCCAATCGTCACCATGACCCATGCGCAAATCTTGCCGCCGGTGGGCGGCGACACCTGCTGGATCAGCATGACCACTGCCTACGACGCTTTGTCTGAGCGCATGAAGCAGTACCTCGACGGCCTTAGTGCGTGGCATGACATGAACGGACCGATGACCACAGCGCTGCGCCAGAACGTCGTCACTCACGACCGTTACCTTGAAGTGATCAACATGAACCGTCGGCACTTGCATCCACTGGTGATCAAGCATCCGATGTCAGGTCGCAAGGCGCTGTACTTGAGCCCGACGTACACCACCCATATCGATGGCCTGACCATCCTTGAAAGCGATGCGGTTCTGGCCTACCTGCACGCCCATTGCCAACAGGTTCAATTTGGCTTTCGTCACCGCTGGACTGTCGGCGACATGGTGATCTGGGATAACCGCAGCGTGCTCCACAATGCCATCCTGGATTACCAACCGCACCAGCGCCGCATGCAGCGCGCCTCGGTATTCGCTCGCAACACCGCCAACGCGTGA
- a CDS encoding TetR/AcrR family transcriptional regulator, protein MDRTPSAGQLPALRKRPSQSRSRALVDAVEQACLRILDESGEESLTVARIAEISGVAVGSIYQYFPNKDAIVALLYERILDQESEELLKVRERLVGVPLKSALRDILANIIRVETRLFKLNKAFHLRYHSALHLGMWRGPYQTTGEFIEATWLPLLQMYEHEVTTEHPALAAYLLGQGLRSVIRSVLEDMPTQLESSALLDSIVAMAIGCLRPSAFD, encoded by the coding sequence ATGGACCGAACACCTTCGGCAGGGCAGCTTCCCGCATTACGCAAGCGCCCGAGCCAGTCACGCTCGCGCGCGCTGGTGGATGCCGTGGAGCAGGCGTGCCTGCGGATTCTGGATGAATCCGGCGAGGAGTCACTGACCGTCGCCCGCATCGCGGAAATATCTGGGGTCGCAGTCGGCTCGATCTACCAATACTTCCCCAACAAAGACGCAATCGTAGCCTTGTTGTACGAGCGCATTCTCGACCAGGAGTCCGAGGAGCTGTTGAAGGTGCGCGAAAGGTTGGTGGGCGTGCCATTAAAATCGGCGCTGCGCGACATTCTGGCCAATATCATTCGGGTTGAAACGCGACTGTTCAAATTGAACAAGGCCTTTCATTTGCGTTACCACTCAGCCCTTCACCTCGGTATGTGGCGCGGTCCTTACCAAACTACGGGTGAATTCATCGAAGCGACCTGGTTGCCGCTTTTGCAGATGTACGAGCACGAGGTCACCACCGAGCATCCGGCCCTGGCGGCTTATCTGCTCGGACAAGGCTTGCGCAGTGTGATCCGCTCGGTGCTGGAAGATATGCCAACCCAACTGGAGTCCTCAGCATTGCTCGACAGTATTGTCGCCATGGCTATCGGTTGCCTGCGTCCCTCTGCGTTTGATTAA
- a CDS encoding sigma-70 family RNA polymerase sigma factor: MSALDHTALQRLYSEHNSWLKGWLRVRLGNAADAADLAQDTFIRVMTARNAEPIREPRGYLSAIARSLLIDKSRRRTIEQAYLQALALQPEPVDVSPEIRLSIIEMLVSIDTMLDELGSRTRDIFLAVQLEGLTYIAAAERFDVSVTTVKNHLIRAMTRCLLLAENP, translated from the coding sequence ATGTCGGCACTTGATCACACCGCGCTCCAGCGGCTGTACAGCGAGCACAACAGTTGGCTAAAAGGCTGGTTGCGGGTTCGCCTGGGCAATGCCGCCGATGCGGCCGACCTGGCACAAGACACCTTCATACGTGTAATGACCGCACGCAACGCTGAGCCCATCCGTGAGCCGCGTGGCTACCTGAGCGCGATCGCGCGTTCGCTGCTGATCGACAAATCCCGCCGGCGCACCATCGAGCAAGCCTATCTGCAAGCCTTGGCGCTGCAGCCCGAGCCTGTGGACGTTTCTCCGGAAATCCGCCTGAGCATCATCGAAATGCTCGTGTCCATCGACACCATGCTCGATGAGTTGGGCAGTCGAACCCGCGACATATTCCTCGCGGTGCAGTTGGAAGGGCTCACCTATATCGCCGCCGCTGAACGATTCGATGTGTCGGTCACTACGGTGAAAAACCATCTTATCCGTGCTATGACCCGCTGCCTGTTGCTGGCCGAAAACCCATGA
- a CDS encoding FecR domain-containing protein, which yields MDVQTLEAAATWYVQLNDGNPCEARTQAWREWLQASPQHAAAWARVEALQQQWQQVSPRAALSGLTAAQAQRRDVLKILGVLLAVGGTWLVSEQVPYRALFAQQLTKAGERRSLRLDDGSQLTLNVDSAVDISFDAQQRLITLYRGEILIQTAKDPAQRPFIVHTGDGSVRALGTEFSVRQLAGQTRVCVQASAVEVRSLHHPEHAVRLVAGQQLTFDTEHVQAATALPANSSAWRNGLLSVNDWRLGDFVEELGRYRPGVLRCAVAVEGLSISGVFRIDDTDTVLENLSKTLPVKVRYLTRYWASIEPA from the coding sequence CTGGACGTGCAAACCCTCGAGGCTGCTGCCACCTGGTATGTGCAGCTCAATGACGGCAACCCCTGCGAGGCGCGCACCCAGGCCTGGCGTGAGTGGCTGCAAGCCAGCCCCCAGCACGCTGCAGCGTGGGCGAGGGTGGAAGCACTGCAACAACAATGGCAGCAGGTGTCGCCACGCGCGGCGCTGTCCGGGCTGACGGCGGCGCAGGCGCAGCGCCGGGATGTGCTGAAAATTCTCGGTGTGCTCTTGGCTGTTGGCGGCACTTGGTTGGTCAGTGAGCAGGTGCCTTATCGCGCACTGTTTGCCCAGCAATTGACCAAGGCCGGGGAGCGTCGCAGCTTGCGTCTGGACGACGGTTCGCAGCTCACCCTGAACGTCGATTCAGCGGTGGATATCAGCTTCGATGCTCAGCAGCGACTGATCACACTCTACCGTGGCGAAATTCTCATCCAGACTGCCAAAGACCCCGCCCAACGGCCGTTTATTGTGCATACCGGCGATGGCAGTGTGCGCGCCTTGGGAACGGAATTCAGTGTGCGTCAACTCGCCGGGCAAACCCGTGTCTGCGTGCAGGCGTCGGCGGTTGAGGTGCGCTCGTTGCATCACCCCGAGCACGCGGTGCGGTTGGTGGCCGGGCAGCAGCTCACCTTTGATACCGAACACGTACAAGCGGCTACAGCGTTGCCGGCCAATTCCAGCGCCTGGCGCAACGGCCTACTGAGTGTCAACGACTGGCGCCTGGGGGATTTTGTCGAAGAACTGGGGCGTTATCGCCCCGGTGTGTTGCGCTGCGCCGTGGCGGTCGAGGGCTTGAGTATTTCCGGGGTGTTCCGTATCGATGACACCGATACCGTGCTGGAAAACCTGAGCAAAACCCTGCCGGTGAAAGTGCGCTATTTGACGCGTTATTGGGCCAGCATCGAGCCCGCCTAA
- a CDS encoding TonB-dependent siderophore receptor yields the protein MSLPPPNATTRLTRAVRMAVLGASLTGVPVLALMPVQAMAQSQTAYHVAAGLLGNALTQFGVQAGVTLSFDTEQARHLTTRGLDGTYSVEEGLERLLVNSGLQAQRQSNGGYVIITKANGDALELGATEVISNQLGTITEGTGSYTPGTIATATRLVLTPRETPQSITVITRQHMDDFALNSIDDVMRHTPGITVSTYDSERTNYYARGFSVENFQYDGIPTLRNSAYSSGQTLSDMAIYDRVEILKGATGLVTGAGAPGATINLVRKKPTRDFKASIDLGAGSWDNYRSQIDVSGPLTDSGNVRGRAVMAYQDKHAFMDRYQRKTSVYFGTLEADLSEETLLTVGFDYQNNDPTSSGWSGSRPLYDRNGDRIDASRSYNNGAKWSSWEQTTQSVFSTLEHSFANGWVAKGQFTHQQNSYHAPLGAIQLGPFPSTGLSTLYANKFTGTTRADSADFYLSGPFSLMGREHELVVGASASNSHWKGKDYGAPIYVNGNRVVDFWNFNGNFPEPDWGEPTQVNDQTTRQTAGYITARFNITDDLNILLGSRVANYKLTGDYDSTETGKLVPYAGVTYDLNDHFTAYASYTDIFMPQTYNRDRNNKLLEPDEGKNYEVGIKGEFFDGRLNTSLAYFEVHESNRAEADAEYNSSPTNPSVGYAYTGIEAKTKGFEAELSGELAPGWQAQAGYTHKIIRDEHGDKVSTWEPQDQLSFYTSYTFKGPLERLTIGGGARWQGKAWQDIYNRPKNQYEEFSQEAYWLVDVMAKYQVTNHLSASVNVNNLFDKYYYTNIGFYNTAYYGDPRNVMFTTRWDF from the coding sequence ATGTCCCTTCCACCCCCAAACGCCACCACCCGATTAACGCGCGCCGTGCGCATGGCGGTGCTCGGTGCATCTCTCACCGGCGTACCGGTTCTGGCATTGATGCCGGTCCAGGCGATGGCGCAAAGCCAAACCGCCTATCACGTTGCGGCCGGCCTGCTGGGCAACGCCCTGACCCAATTTGGCGTGCAGGCGGGGGTAACGCTGTCGTTCGATACCGAGCAGGCGCGACACCTCACCACCCGCGGATTGGACGGTACGTACAGCGTCGAGGAAGGGCTTGAACGCTTGCTGGTCAACAGCGGCTTGCAGGCGCAAAGGCAGAGCAATGGCGGTTATGTGATTATCACCAAGGCCAACGGCGATGCGTTGGAGCTGGGTGCCACCGAGGTTATCTCCAACCAGTTGGGCACTATTACCGAAGGCACCGGCTCGTACACGCCGGGCACCATTGCCACCGCCACGCGCCTGGTGCTGACGCCGCGGGAAACGCCGCAGTCCATTACGGTGATCACCCGCCAGCACATGGACGACTTCGCGCTCAACTCCATCGACGACGTTATGCGCCACACCCCGGGCATTACCGTATCGACCTACGACAGTGAGCGCACCAACTACTACGCGCGCGGTTTTTCGGTCGAGAATTTCCAGTACGACGGTATCCCGACCCTGCGCAACTCGGCCTATTCGTCTGGGCAAACGCTCAGTGACATGGCCATCTACGACCGTGTTGAAATTCTCAAGGGCGCAACAGGGTTAGTGACTGGCGCCGGAGCGCCCGGGGCAACCATCAATTTGGTGCGCAAAAAACCAACGCGCGATTTCAAGGCGAGTATCGATTTGGGCGCGGGCAGTTGGGACAACTATCGCTCCCAGATCGACGTCAGCGGCCCGCTGACCGACAGCGGTAATGTGCGCGGTCGTGCGGTGATGGCGTATCAAGACAAGCACGCCTTCATGGATCGCTACCAGCGCAAAACCAGCGTCTACTTTGGCACCCTGGAAGCGGACCTGAGCGAAGAAACGCTGCTGACCGTGGGCTTCGATTATCAGAACAACGACCCGACCAGTTCGGGCTGGTCCGGCAGTCGCCCGCTGTATGACCGCAACGGCGACCGCATCGACGCTTCGCGCTCCTACAACAACGGCGCCAAGTGGAGCAGTTGGGAGCAGACCACTCAGAGCGTGTTCTCGACCCTGGAGCACAGCTTCGCCAATGGTTGGGTGGCCAAGGGGCAGTTCACTCATCAGCAAAACAGTTACCACGCACCGCTGGGGGCTATCCAGTTGGGGCCGTTTCCCAGCACCGGCTTGTCCACGCTATACGCCAACAAATTCACTGGCACCACCCGAGCCGACTCTGCCGATTTCTACCTTAGCGGCCCATTCAGCCTGATGGGCCGTGAGCATGAATTGGTCGTCGGCGCATCGGCCTCCAACTCGCACTGGAAAGGCAAGGACTACGGCGCACCGATCTACGTGAACGGTAATCGGGTCGTCGACTTCTGGAACTTCAACGGCAACTTCCCCGAGCCGGACTGGGGTGAGCCAACCCAAGTAAACGACCAGACAACCCGGCAAACCGCGGGTTATATAACTGCCCGCTTCAACATCACCGACGACTTGAACATTCTGCTTGGCAGCCGTGTCGCCAACTACAAATTGACCGGTGATTACGACTCTACCGAAACCGGCAAACTGGTGCCTTATGCCGGTGTCACTTACGACCTGAATGATCACTTCACGGCGTACGCGAGTTACACCGACATCTTCATGCCGCAAACCTATAACCGCGACCGCAACAACAAGTTGCTGGAACCGGACGAAGGCAAAAACTACGAAGTGGGTATCAAGGGTGAATTCTTCGACGGCCGGCTCAATACCAGCCTGGCCTATTTCGAAGTGCATGAAAGCAACCGTGCTGAGGCAGACGCCGAGTACAACTCCAGTCCCACCAACCCCTCTGTCGGTTACGCCTACACCGGTATCGAGGCGAAAACCAAAGGCTTTGAAGCCGAGTTGTCTGGGGAACTGGCACCCGGCTGGCAGGCGCAGGCCGGCTACACCCACAAGATCATTCGCGATGAACATGGCGACAAGGTTTCCACCTGGGAGCCGCAAGACCAGCTCAGCTTTTACACCTCGTACACATTCAAAGGCCCACTTGAACGCCTGACCATCGGCGGCGGTGCGCGCTGGCAGGGCAAAGCCTGGCAAGACATCTACAACCGGCCCAAAAACCAGTACGAGGAATTTTCCCAAGAGGCCTATTGGTTGGTGGACGTAATGGCCAAGTATCAGGTTACCAATCACCTGTCTGCGTCGGTCAACGTCAACAACCTGTTCGACAAGTACTACTACACCAACATCGGCTTCTATAACACGGCTTACTACGGTGACCCGCGTAATGTGATGTTTACCACACGTTGGGATTTCTAA
- a CDS encoding PucR family transcriptional regulator → MSLHIRDLIALPELRSHLLSGADGLEREVRWAHVCELPDPSEWLGEGDVLMTTGLGVPAEPQAQREYVQRLADAGIAGMMIGEHMQAPDNLDALADCAQQLGFPVMLTEYGVPFAAVTRAIIDANQKEEYQRRSALARVYESARLSITGLSLAALVERLETDIQCRLYVLVLETLLPWDEQLAPLPDTQRTALLASRPRHGEQQPMLRRHTLPQGEALSIELSTDQSCLLVVTGDRLPDYGLLHHLTAVLGLEVQRRQAERERRLRLGSELIDDLLHQRLGHEQANQRLHEQLPGLSLNQAVFSVARAPGLHGKTETLLKLLNERLLVRIQGEELILLHADGLQPLLSEQLDLNLGSSAPLQSLQRSAEALREALLACAHTHAQRRVCCFAELETDTPWLPRTPDEAMRAFRSVLGALHAYDQAQGTALLQTLQVFLEENRSWLHAAKRLHVHKQTLVYRIRRIETISGRSMDSTADVATLWFALQSRWVVAD, encoded by the coding sequence ATGTCACTTCACATCCGTGACTTGATTGCCCTCCCCGAGCTCCGCTCTCACCTTTTGAGCGGAGCCGATGGCCTTGAGCGCGAAGTGCGCTGGGCTCACGTTTGCGAGTTGCCCGACCCCAGCGAATGGCTGGGAGAAGGCGATGTGCTGATGACCACCGGCCTTGGCGTTCCCGCTGAGCCCCAGGCGCAACGCGAGTATGTGCAACGGCTTGCCGACGCGGGCATCGCCGGCATGATGATTGGCGAGCACATGCAGGCGCCCGACAACCTCGATGCCCTTGCCGACTGCGCCCAGCAATTGGGTTTTCCGGTAATGCTGACCGAGTACGGCGTACCGTTCGCGGCCGTGACCCGAGCAATCATCGATGCCAACCAGAAAGAGGAATACCAGCGCCGCAGCGCGCTGGCACGGGTGTATGAAAGCGCCAGACTGAGCATCACCGGCCTGAGCCTGGCGGCATTGGTTGAGCGTTTGGAAACCGACATTCAATGTCGCCTCTATGTGCTTGTGCTCGAAACACTCCTGCCCTGGGACGAACAACTCGCTCCCCTGCCCGACACTCAGCGCACCGCGCTGCTTGCCAGCCGCCCCCGGCATGGCGAACAACAACCGATGCTGCGCCGCCACACCTTGCCGCAAGGCGAAGCGTTGAGCATTGAGCTGTCGACCGATCAGAGTTGCCTACTGGTGGTGACCGGCGATCGCTTGCCCGACTATGGCCTGTTGCATCACCTAACCGCGGTGCTTGGCCTGGAAGTACAACGCCGCCAAGCCGAGCGTGAACGCCGTTTACGACTGGGCTCGGAGTTGATAGATGACCTGCTGCACCAGCGCCTCGGCCACGAGCAGGCCAACCAGCGGCTGCACGAGCAGTTACCCGGGCTGAGCTTGAATCAAGCCGTTTTCAGCGTGGCCCGAGCACCGGGCCTGCACGGCAAAACTGAAACGCTGCTCAAGCTTCTGAACGAGCGCTTGCTGGTACGTATTCAGGGGGAAGAACTCATCCTGTTGCACGCCGATGGTTTGCAGCCGTTGCTGAGCGAGCAACTTGACCTGAACCTGGGCTCAAGCGCCCCCCTGCAAAGTTTGCAGCGCAGTGCAGAAGCGCTGCGTGAAGCCCTGCTGGCCTGCGCCCATACCCACGCCCAGCGCCGGGTGTGCTGCTTTGCAGAACTGGAAACCGACACCCCCTGGCTGCCGCGCACCCCGGACGAAGCCATGCGTGCTTTCCGCTCGGTGCTGGGCGCGCTGCATGCCTATGACCAAGCACAAGGCACTGCCCTGCTTCAGACACTGCAGGTGTTTCTCGAAGAAAACCGCTCGTGGCTGCACGCCGCCAAACGCCTGCATGTGCACAAGCAGACGCTGGTTTATCGCATCCGCCGGATTGAAACGATCAGCGGCCGATCCATGGACAGTACCGCCGACGTGGCGACATTGTGGTTTGCCCTGCAAAGCCGCTGGGTAGTGGCCGATTGA
- a CDS encoding aromatic amino acid transport family protein: METIGIIIGTNIGAGVLSMAFAARKVGYIPLLACLAITCLFCIITMLYVAETCLRTRENKQLSGLSRKYLGPFGGWLIFIAVAANSYGALIAYMTGSGNILTDFFGQFGLSRQMGSLIFFVPSALVLYLGLKALGVAEKLISAGMVMIVCLLIGATVMHEDTQLMHLWQSQWQYVVPVFNLAVFVFGAQFLVPELVRGNLDTPKRLPRLIIGGMLLTFVLVAAIPASVIALVGTENLSEVATLSWGRSLGQWAYYVANTFALLAMLTSYWGLGGCLFTNIFDHFRLGDESHRGKRLMVLAVVAIPPFILAYSGVSGFVNALYFAGTFGGVLMGIIPVLLLNAARKHGDKEPAFKCGWYAHPIIQAGIIVIFAFSGVYAVLSAIGMLPSSW; this comes from the coding sequence ATGGAAACCATCGGCATCATCATCGGCACGAACATCGGCGCCGGTGTGCTGAGCATGGCCTTCGCCGCGCGCAAGGTCGGCTACATACCCTTGCTGGCGTGCCTGGCCATCACCTGCCTGTTTTGCATTATCACCATGCTCTACGTGGCCGAGACCTGCCTGCGCACCCGTGAAAACAAACAACTGAGCGGCCTGTCACGAAAATACCTCGGGCCGTTCGGCGGCTGGCTGATTTTCATCGCCGTGGCCGCCAATAGCTACGGCGCGCTGATCGCCTACATGACCGGCAGCGGCAACATCCTTACCGACTTCTTCGGCCAGTTCGGCTTGAGTCGGCAAATGGGCAGCCTGATCTTCTTTGTCCCCTCAGCTTTGGTGCTGTACCTGGGCCTCAAAGCCTTGGGCGTGGCGGAAAAGCTGATCAGCGCCGGCATGGTGATGATTGTCTGCCTGCTGATTGGCGCGACGGTAATGCATGAAGACACGCAACTCATGCACCTGTGGCAGAGCCAGTGGCAGTACGTGGTACCGGTGTTCAACCTGGCGGTCTTTGTATTCGGTGCGCAGTTCCTGGTACCTGAGCTGGTGCGCGGCAACCTGGACACTCCCAAGCGCCTGCCACGTCTGATCATCGGCGGCATGCTGCTGACCTTCGTGCTGGTGGCCGCTATCCCGGCATCGGTCATTGCCCTGGTGGGCACCGAAAACCTCAGCGAGGTTGCCACCCTCAGTTGGGGCCGTTCGTTGGGCCAGTGGGCCTACTACGTTGCCAACACCTTCGCCCTGCTGGCCATGCTCACCTCGTACTGGGGCCTGGGCGGATGCCTGTTCACCAACATCTTCGATCACTTCCGTCTAGGCGATGAAAGCCATCGCGGCAAACGCCTGATGGTGCTGGCGGTGGTGGCGATTCCACCCTTCATCCTTGCCTATTCGGGTGTCAGCGGCTTCGTCAATGCGTTGTACTTCGCCGGTACCTTCGGCGGCGTGTTGATGGGCATCATTCCGGTACTGCTGCTCAATGCCGCACGCAAGCATGGCGATAAAGAACCTGCGTTCAAATGTGGCTGGTATGCTCATCCAATCATTCAGGCCGGCATCATCGTAATCTTCGCCTTTAGCGGCGTGTATGCGGTGCTGTCCGCCATCGGAATGCTACCTTCCAGCTGGTGA
- a CDS encoding cupin domain-containing protein, with the protein MSIVRIATHAPLTFGEATALGDPLHSPVARARTAAHQQLPDGRGTTGVWECSPGSFRRQVAQAEYSYIVSGSGRFAPDQGEPVAFSAGDALYFPANTQGTWTIEQTVRKTYVILE; encoded by the coding sequence ATGTCGATCGTTCGTATTGCCACCCATGCTCCGCTGACCTTTGGCGAGGCAACCGCCCTCGGCGACCCGCTGCACTCACCCGTTGCCCGGGCGCGTACCGCAGCACACCAGCAACTGCCCGACGGGCGCGGCACCACGGGGGTTTGGGAATGCAGCCCAGGCAGCTTCCGGCGCCAGGTAGCACAGGCCGAATACAGCTACATCGTTAGCGGCAGTGGCCGCTTCGCACCCGATCAAGGCGAGCCGGTGGCCTTTAGCGCCGGAGACGCCTTGTACTTCCCTGCCAATACCCAAGGCACCTGGACCATTGAGCAAACTGTTCGCAAAACCTACGTGATTCTTGAGTGA
- a CDS encoding FAD-binding oxidoreductase, with amino-acid sequence MKLTLTPPLKPSHWMSATDLLANSTAPLTGNHDADVVIIGGGFVGLWTAMTIKELEPDARVMVLEQHVCGGGASGRNGGFVMSWWPKIGTLRGFCNKEQALFLGNNAEQAITELGEFCKRHGINAHFQQSGWLWTATTSQHIDTWNGTLAACERLGVQPFERLDAKEVAQRTGSAVHLAGVFERSNATVQPALLVEGMRRVALTMGVEIHEGTGVSDIEPGQPALVKTAQANLRARSVVLAVNAWAATIPALAKLIVPVNSSIVTTEAMPQRLADIGWTGGEAITDSQLMVDYYRTTRDGRIAFGKGTGALSFGSKIGEVFSEDAASLALTEADLRRTYPMLGKASIAAQWSGPIDRTYDSLPVFGRLNAHDNIHYGIGWSGNGVGPSRLGGRILASLALGRADAWSNCPLVERNCRTFPPEPIRYWGGSLVRNAVIRKERSELAGAAPAALDRFLASLAPAGLEDKA; translated from the coding sequence ATGAAACTAACGCTTACCCCTCCGCTGAAACCCAGCCACTGGATGTCAGCCACCGATCTGCTCGCCAACAGTACAGCCCCACTCACAGGCAACCATGACGCGGATGTCGTGATTATCGGCGGTGGTTTTGTCGGGCTGTGGACGGCCATGACCATCAAAGAGCTTGAACCGGACGCCCGCGTCATGGTGCTCGAACAGCATGTGTGCGGCGGCGGCGCTTCCGGGCGCAATGGTGGTTTCGTCATGTCATGGTGGCCGAAGATCGGCACCTTGCGCGGCTTCTGCAACAAAGAGCAAGCCTTGTTCCTCGGCAACAATGCTGAGCAAGCGATCACAGAGCTGGGTGAGTTCTGCAAACGCCACGGCATCAACGCCCATTTTCAGCAAAGCGGTTGGTTATGGACGGCAACTACTTCGCAGCATATCGACACCTGGAACGGCACCCTTGCAGCCTGCGAACGCTTGGGCGTGCAGCCTTTCGAGCGGCTTGATGCCAAGGAAGTAGCGCAGCGCACCGGGTCAGCGGTACACCTGGCCGGTGTATTCGAGCGCAGCAATGCCACGGTACAGCCCGCGTTGCTGGTCGAAGGCATGCGTCGCGTGGCGTTGACCATGGGGGTCGAGATTCACGAAGGCACGGGCGTGAGCGACATTGAACCCGGCCAACCCGCCTTGGTGAAGACCGCCCAGGCTAACCTGCGGGCCCGCTCTGTGGTGCTGGCCGTCAACGCCTGGGCGGCAACGATCCCGGCACTGGCGAAGCTGATTGTGCCGGTCAACAGCTCCATCGTGACCACCGAAGCGATGCCACAGCGTTTGGCCGACATCGGCTGGACCGGTGGCGAGGCCATCACCGACTCACAACTGATGGTGGATTACTACCGCACCACCCGCGACGGCCGTATCGCCTTCGGCAAAGGCACTGGCGCTCTGAGTTTCGGTTCAAAAATTGGCGAAGTGTTCAGCGAAGATGCCGCTAGCCTGGCGCTGACCGAGGCCGACCTGCGCCGCACCTACCCCATGCTCGGTAAAGCATCGATTGCCGCGCAATGGTCCGGCCCTATCGACAGAACATACGACAGCTTGCCGGTGTTCGGGCGCTTGAACGCCCACGACAACATTCATTACGGCATTGGCTGGAGCGGTAACGGTGTCGGCCCCAGTCGCCTGGGTGGGCGCATTCTGGCAAGCCTGGCCCTCGGCCGTGCAGACGCGTGGAGCAATTGCCCGCTGGTTGAGCGCAACTGCCGCACCTTTCCGCCCGAGCCTATCCGCTACTGGGGCGGCTCGTTGGTGCGCAACGCCGTCATCCGCAAAGAACGTTCGGAACTGGCCGGCGCTGCGCCTGCCGCCCTGGACCGCTTTCTGGCCAGCCTTGCGCCGGCCGGACTCGAAGACAAAGCCTGA